A region of Anoplopoma fimbria isolate UVic2021 breed Golden Eagle Sablefish chromosome 24, Afim_UVic_2022, whole genome shotgun sequence DNA encodes the following proteins:
- the zcchc10 gene encoding zinc finger CCHC domain-containing protein 10, protein MATPMHRIIARRQAEANKQHVRCQKCLEMGHWTYECTGKRKYVHRPSRTVEMKKKLKENENKPLSITGTGNEGSNEKKMKKKAKDGSDSSSDSDGSSSDSSSDSSDDSSSSSDDSDSSSDSDDDSSSSSSSSSSSSDSSDSGSSSDSDQGPPKKKKKKK, encoded by the exons ATGGCGACTCCCATGCACAGGATAATAGCCAGGCGGCAAGC agaggcaaacaaacaacatgtgcGTTGCCAGAAGTGTTTGGAGATGGGACACTGGACCTACGAATGCACGGGGAAGAGGAAATATGTGCACAGACCGTCAAGAACAGTTgagatgaaaaagaaactcaaggagaatgaaaacaaacccCTCAGCATCACTGG AACAGGAAATGAAGGCTCCaatgagaagaaaatgaaaaagaa GGCTAAAGATGGCAGCGACAGCAGCAGTGATTCAGACGGCTCCTCAAGTGACTCATCGTCCGACAGCAGCGACGACTCTAGCTCCTCTTCAGATGACAGCGACAGCAGCAGTGACAGCGACGACGACAgctcttcctcatcttcctcctcctcttcgtcctcgGACAGCTCGGACTCAGGAAGCAGCAGCGATTCGGATCAAGGACctccaaagaagaagaaaaagaagaaatga